The DNA region TCAAAGCAACATTGCTCACTTCAGTCACTCCATCTACTGAATCTGCACTTGTTGTCACTTCATCTTGAGTGCTCACTTTAGCCACTGAATCTGCATTTGTCACTTCATCTTTCACAGTTTCACTCACATCTCCACTACCCATAATACCATCATTTCCTTCAAGTTTCAATCTTGAAACTTCTTTGGTAGCTTCAACATCTTTCTCGCTgctctcatcttcatcatcaatatccCAGCTcagttcttcctcatcatcCAGAGAGATTGCTCGTTTCACAAGATTAGCCCTAAGATCCTCAGCCTGCTTGAGCTTGTGAACCTTATAGAAATACCTAAACCAGAAAGTCTCGTGATCAACCGTATTCGGAACAGCTCTTTTATACACTCCCTTCATATCTCCATTATCCTCAAACAATTTCTCCATCTCCTCAGCTTTTTCATCGAGAGAGAACCCAGATTCCCACTTTTTGTAATCATCTGAATCTTCAGGCTCTTCACAGTAAGTGTTGGGATCACCTTGAACAACACGAATCTGAGCATCGAAACGACTGTATGGTTTCGAACTAAAGCTATCACGACGACCGAAACTCTGACTGCTATTGTTATCAGAAGAATCAGATTCATTACCAGCGGCTAAGATCGCTTCCTTACCTTGAGCAATGATATCAGCCGTACCTTTTAGCACTGTGTTCCCAAGTTCATCAATCGCATGTCCCACGGTGCCAAGCGATCCCTGAGCCACTTCGATCTCCTTCTTCAGACCTGTACCAAATTCCTCGAGATCTCGTCGGTATGTTTCAATCACGGATTCGGATCTGGTGGCTAGGGTTTTCATCAGACCACCGAAACTCCATCCACCGTCGTCTTCAGGGTTAGATTGCTCTGTCTGTTCATGCTCTTCGCTGTGTTTCGGTGAATCGGATTCCGATTCGGTTCCTGGCGGATCTGGGTCGTCCTGGAAGACGGATTTGAAAAAATTCATCACGGGATTTAGCTCAGATCTTACTAACCCCAATTGATGTAAAGGGATTATCTGATCGGTGAAAGTGAAGGATACGGATTTGCGTCAGAAATAGGAAGATCGATCACAAGACTTGAAGCGAGACGTCAATTTTTTTGTAccttttttatcaaaataaaatattaatatgatgaGATCATTATGACGTCAATTATCAGATTACAATTGATATTTTACAGAACAGCCGTGAAAGGCCTTTAATGGGCCTCAAGTTGGATCTGTCAGTCCAGCAAATAACCCAAAACCCTAGAATTCATTCAAGCGAACCAACGTCAGGGtttttgctcttctctctctctcccaaactTCAATTTGCCATCGCCATTGTTGTCTTGTTGCTGGAGctagagatagagaaagagagagagagagagagttgtgtGATGGTGATGAGAAAGCTACAGTTACCGTTAAGCCAGACGCAGAAGGTTAGGTTTGAGAGAGCAATCGAGCGGCTTCAATCACTGTCGTCGACGGCAAACTCTGACGCGTCGGTTATCGTCACCGATTCTATTCCCGTCAACCACGATGATGCCTACCTcaagtaattaatttttcatCTCCTTCTCTGTTCTTGCGGTTGAAATTATCTTAAAACTTCTTTTTcacgattgtttttttttttttaaattgaaggGGACACGGAACTTCTGAGGTAGATGGTGAATTGCTCGCGACGGTCTGTGGAGTAGTTGAGCGTGTTGATAAGCTCGTCTACGTACGAACCCTACGAGCAAGGTATGTGATTGCTCTTCAAATTTGATTTGTGAATGAAATTGAGCATCTACTCTGAGATTAAGTAGAGAACTGATGGTTTATCGATGATCTACTACGTTTAGGTACAAGCCTGAGGTTGGGGATATTGTGGTAGGCCGTGTCATTGAGGTAGAATTTTTGTATTggtgttttgggttttgtaaaggAAAAGGGTTTCAATCAATCACATTGCATAGTCGCTGaattaagttttacttattcaGGTTGCTCAAAAACGTTGGAGAGTGGAGCTCAACTTTAATCAGGATGGAGTACTAATGCTTTCTTCCATGAACATGCCTGATGGTATTCAGGTACAATTTGGttctccattttttcttttgttattttgccCATTTGGATGATTTCTGGCGTACCTTGTTCTGGAAGTGATATAAATGTATTGTTGCTGGCAGAGGCGAAGAACTTCTGTG from Camelina sativa cultivar DH55 chromosome 3, Cs, whole genome shotgun sequence includes:
- the LOC104760661 gene encoding BSD domain-containing protein 1-like, translating into MNFFKSVFQDDPDPPGTESESDSPKHSEEHEQTEQSNPEDDGGWSFGGLMKTLATRSESVIETYRRDLEEFGTGLKKEIEVAQGSLGTVGHAIDELGNTVLKGTADIIAQGKEAILAAGNESDSSDNNSSQSFGRRDSFSSKPYSRFDAQIRVVQGDPNTYCEEPEDSDDYKKWESGFSLDEKAEEMEKLFEDNGDMKGVYKRAVPNTVDHETFWFRYFYKVHKLKQAEDLRANLVKRAISLDDEEELSWDIDDEDESSEKDVEATKEVSRLKLEGNDGIMGSGDVSETVKDEVTNADSVAKVSTQDEVTTSADSVDGVTEVSNVALKTDKDYEEKKETNNEEVPEAKPVVAAAAPPAYDEAPIQDSVKPKSDEAAPSQEPTKPDVAAASSAAQQPSEEDLGWDEIEDMSSIDGKEVSRSGGSPNRAELRKRLSAAEDDEDLSWDIEDDEEESSSTKA